The sequence TAATTATAAAGTTTTCATAAGAACAAAAGACGTGGAATTAAAAAATGTATCGGAAAAGGTGTGATGATATAATAGGCTTCGCTTTAGTGATTGGCTTATCCTTAATTCACCAATCAGTCGGACCATTATGACATCATCCATTttcaataataaattaatatatattgatgatTGCTTAACGAAGAAGATCAATGGAATTTCGAACTCTCGTATGGTATTTAAGAGGCCAATTAATGAATgtcagaattaaaaaaattaagaaatctATTTATCAGTCAGTCAAAACACACAACTTTGCAACAACGTAGAACTCAAAAAATGGTATGAATTTTAACATTTACAcccaaaaaacacacacacaactttttagtttctttgtgttttgttGGGGCAAATGTAGGTCTATATACATATTTAGTTTTAGCTAAAAAGCATATTTCCATACCAAAAAGTCGCATGGTAGTTACTAATTACATCATATTTCAGTTTggattttttctaattttctttACAAATTAATACAATATAAGGAATTCTTTGGTAAAGAATAGAAAATGGATTTTtagcaaaaagaagaagaagaatagaaTAGAAAATTGAAGGTAGGCCAATATCAGGTGGTAGTGTTACTGATGGGACCAAAACAATGAAACATTCAAAACATTTTAATAGTTTATGACCCaataaaaataagattaaaGGAATAATAGATAAAGGAAACACTAAAGAAAAAAAGCAAATTggagaaaaaaagtaaaagaaaaaatagagatggGGAAAAAAGATTTGAGGCTGTGGAAGAAGAACAAACCGTGCAAAAGAACATGAGGCTGAAATAAAGAAGAAATAGACTTTGTCTGAATGATATGACTTGATGGTGTGTGTGTATTTGCCTTTTGTTTGACCAACACAGTCGCACTCTCTTTCGTTCAATAGTCATTAGATTTGGCAAATTATGCAATTTCAGGGTTTAAATCAGTCGGCAAAGTTTACTGTGTCGTGAATTTCACAATAAAGAAGAGTATTGATGGATATAATTTCCTCAAATGGTAAGGTATGCATCACTAAACAGTAGAACCTGAAATTAACTTTTGGAAAAGAATAAAAGCAACTACTATTACTGTATTATATAACTTTCTGTGAACACCCAAAATGCTATGACCAATATCAATATGCATATACATTAGTTAACACTAGATTATAATAACCCATGCATGCCTaagtttttggttatttaaagaaagatacatgctaaatttataataatgacaagaaagaaaaaagagaccAACGAAGATTTGTTCATTTTCCAATTATtgaatagtttttaatttacttaTTAGCAAATTTATGGCAGGAAACTAAAGGACAACCTCAAATGATTTTCTATGAcgttaataaaaagttaaaacagtTCTACAACGAAATGATCAAATATGCACTCGGTTATATTAGTTAGTTAAGCCAAAATTTTGGTCTTAAACCATACTCATTTTGCAAGTGTTGTTGAGTCTTCAGCTTCTCACATCACACTTATTATAGCCTTTGCTTTTagaaatagagatctctataaTACGTGTGATGTGAGAAGCTGAAGCCTTAGCCTTTGTAATGAACACTATAAAACGACAAACCAACCCTACCGCCAGAGTCGGCCATGACCATGCTAAGTACCATGCTAAGTGAAACATTCGCAGCAGGtactcaattttatttttaaaaatacatataaatagattttcaaaaaaaaaattagattcctacatttgtaaaaaaaatctttttacgTAGATACAGCTATAGATCCCTAAAATCTCAGAGCCGGCCCTGCCTACACATATCTTGCTTTCCTAGTGCAACTAAAGAGTTCGTTTGGTTATTGTTAATAATGCTCTTTGACCATACAAAGAAGAGTTATAAGTTAAGTTCTTGTATAGACGTGATCTTCTCTAGATGACTTGATTTAATGAGATTAAATACGTaatgaaaagaaaatcaatTATAGACTGTAGACCTGAGATTTATTATCCGGAATCCGGATATGATCTGAGATCTGCTCCGGATTGGCGTTGAAAATAGAATACATGGGGCGTCCAAATCCAAATACGGATAATAAAATTTCGGATATGTCAAGACCGAGTCCGAATCTGGATATCTTGATTTTTAGGTCCATATCCGGATCCAGATCCGTAATTTTTAaaggttttaaattttttaatcttattaataattatacttgatatattaatatatacataaaattaattttataatattatatataatttttaatattatatacatatatataaaatttatatatatttaatttatgtattatttttagaattttaatattttaaaaaatatagatttatttttttaattatttttatgaatccAAATTCGGATCTGACGAATCCGCATGTGTATCCGGATACCTTAAATTTTCTGGATATCTGGATTCGTTCCACTTCTGTGTGACTGTATTATTTATTACCTTAAATTGAAAGACCAAAGTTCGAGAGTCATTCTATTGcaattttttaatgattttccaCAGTATTTTTATAAGTGTAAAAATCAGTTATTTGGCAAGTATTGAAGACTATgtagtactccctccgtttcaaaaatatccatattttagaaaaaaattgtttcaaaaagatatatgttttacattttcaatgtataaattaattacaaatttcaaaaaacataatggtgtttataaagattttattggttaaaagttgtggagaatatTTGATAACAGAAATAATGCTTGTAATTATaatttgatatgtttttttaattagtataaaAAACCTAAAACATACATATGGAGGGAGTATAAAGTAATATGCTTTAGTCTGGAATTTTCCTTATCGAGAAAAAACActaacatttataaatggttaAGATATTATGCACAATCAATGGCTTATTAGTGTTTATGGAATGTACATGTATAATATATGGGTGAAGTTCAGTATGACATGGTTGTGTTTGAGGCGCGTAAACGTGTAAACAACTGTTTAACTCGGCGGGAAcgtattaacaataaaattcaGAGGTTAAAACCATGTTGAGAAAAATAAAGTTCAGAGGTTGCAAGATCAAGGGGGGCCTGCGACGAATGTTATGATCTCATGTTTGGATTATGCATGGGTTTCGACCTAAAccttctaataaaaaaaaacaatatggatcaaatatttaaatttcttgGTAAAATTCTAGTTTAGTAATTATTATATTAGTAATTACCTTTTGTGATACTAAGAAATTAGTTAACACCACGTTGTTTTATATATGATCTAGGACCTCTTATTAAAATTTTACGCAGGAAACCATATAATAATTGATGCTATTAGGGAAGAGAAGCAAATCTCAAGAGTCCAAGAGATaatcttcttatttttttccatCGAAAAAGAAGAAGCGAGATGTGAGTTGTGTAGATgttgaaattaaataaagtatgtatatatgtatatttataagCTCTATAAATTGACTTATTTGGCATCATTACCACTTTATATGTTGGCTAGCAAAAGCATTGTGACTAAACTCAAATAATTTTGAAACCCCACAACTAGAAACTATAAATTTTCTCTCTGATGTAAGCACAAAACACTGATCCAAACTTGATTTTATccacaatatatacataacgTGCCCAACTCCTCATTTGTCATTATCATCATAATGCATGGGCATGATATATAACCCTTTGTCAGTTCAATTATGCGCGAACATCATTATCATGCATCATGTATGTTCACCTGTTTAATGCCACTAGATGGCCATGGTACCCTCCTATACTCGCATTGCACCGGCTACAAAAACTTTCCGGCCACTTGgttattaaactaatcatatCATATGGAGGTGGTGTGTGTGATGACACATGGAGGTGGTACATCAATCGATCATACGATATGATTGGTGTTTAATGGTTACGATATAGCACAAGGCATGCTTCCCAAGTATCACCGATCGATGAATAAACAATACTGTCAATGGAAACAACTCATTTTAATTCATGAGAAACCAGTTATCAATGTCGTAATTTATCTTTAATATTACCTACAAAACATTATGTTTAGTATCAACTTTATATATTTGGAGATTTATATGGCAACctgcaaataaataaatagtctTCTCAATAATTTAAGGAGAACAAAACATGCCAATGGGTCATGTAGAAgacataatctttttttttttgaacacgtAGAAGACATaatctaaattattttatttcaaaagcTAAACCCTTAAGCATGTGTCACGAAAGCCAccaatttgcaaaaaaaaatgtggTCCACTTCTATGCCTTTATCTGCTGTATAAACACTCCTTCTCATTCAATCTCCACCATTAACTCACTCTCGTTGAGCTCTAACAACATCAgtgagagagcgagagagagagagaaactgacCATGCAGCCAAATTATGATAGCTCAAGTCTTAACAGCATGCAACAACAAGATTACTTCCACTTAAACCACTATTACAACAACCTAAACCCTTCAACCAATATCAACAATCTCAATCTTATCCCATACCCTCAAATTCATCAAGAATTCAATCTACAATCACCAGGCAACAACTCCACCACGTCCGATGAAGCAACTGAAGATATCTTCGTCATCAACGACAGAAAGCAAAGACGTATGGTATCTAACAGAGAATCAGCAAGAAGGTCAAGAATGAGAAAGCAAAGACACTTAGATGAGCTTCTCTCTCAGGTTGCTTGGCTAAGAAGCGAGAACCAACAGCTTTTAGATAAGCTTAACCAAGCCTCGGATAGCAATGATCTTGTTCTTCAAGAGAACTTGAGGCTTAAAGAGGAAAATGTAGAACTTCGTCAAGTTATCACATCCATGAAGAAGCTTGGAGGAAGCACAAGCATCCAAGGAAGATACTGCTCTTCTTCATTGGATCATGAGTTGGATCAAGACTTCTCTTGTATTACAAATGATCCAAGGACTCATCATCCATCATGAGTTGTTCGTTCTGATCGAACTTTAAGTTTCTACCTCTAATTAATCTATCTCCTTTTTTTGTATCCACAAAACTCTGGCTCCTATATATCTTTATGAGCCGAGAACAAAGTggatttttatgtatttttttctctGGGCTAGGCTTAGGTCTAGCACCGTTGAAACGTTACTTTTATAACGGTTTAACTACGTACCAAAGTTTGAGTTTTCTTTTCCAGCTACTTGTGATCATGAATAATGATTTGGAAGATTGCTTCTATATGTTATAATCTTGATTTTGTATAAACATAAAAGAAGATCATTTGGAGATGATGGATGTATCTTCTTGAacttgaagaagatgatatacaaattattattaggatataattttaaagtTGAAAACGATAAACTAAAAGAAAAGGACAAGAATTATTAGTCGAAAAGAGAAATGCATATTTTAAGTATACGTGCATAAGAAAGACAAACAAGAACTACCAACTCTCCTAACCCAGGACGACAGAGTAGCCAATTAATGTCAAGAACAATAAATTACTCAAAAAGGTctttgataattatatattgtttctTCGTGAGGATCATTCGAGGAGAATCATTTATCGAATTCTTTTCGCATGGCATTGAAACATATGAGGTGAAAGTGGATTTGTGAAATTAACGTATCGTATATCAAATAAAAGTGATCCTCTCATATGTGCGCATGCATTATTGCCTTTAATCTCGTCGGTGAATAGCATGCCTATCACTCGATATAACCATCGCGTTTTTGAACATGTCACTCCTTCGATTATTTTCCTAACATGTTTGATCGCTACCGATTatgataaagttttttttttctttttggctaGAATTGTGATGAAAAACTCTCGCCCCTAGCTCTAGAGCTGGGTTGCGGGTCAAACCCGCCCCGCTGATCCGCCAACCCACGggtaaactgattttttttattcaaaaaatttgatccGCTTGACCCGcaagaagaaaatatgaaatccgcacccgccccgcttaAACCCGCGGGTGATCCGCTAGACCCgcggataatattaataatattaaaaattattaatttaaatatttttattaaaaataacaataaaatttaatattttaaataatttttattaaaaataataaatattaatctatttataattaaaattaaattattttttaaaagatttccatttaaaaataatatttttttaaaaaaaaaattttttagtttttgcgggTTGGCGGGTACCCGCACTGAATTTTGGCTGACCCGCACCCGCCCTGCATAAAAGTCACTCAACCCGCACCCGCATCCGcgaaccaaaattttcaaatcacTCAATCCGCACCCGCTCTGCAGCGAATCAAATGGAGCGGGACCCGCGGATAATGATTCATATTCCCAGTACTACCTAGTTCcctttaaatataaaaacaatgtaTAATGCATGGATCTAAACAGGGTAAATTCCCGAAACCTAAATAGTACTCCCGTACTCCCTGTCGTTTTAAGTTTGTGCATACAGATTAAGAAAAcaactaattttgtatattttctatttaaaaacaCAATTATTTATACACTTaatcatatttcaaccaatagaaaaataaattgctgaataaaattaataaattttgtattaaaaattgaaaacgatacttattttataatgaaaaaattatttacaacaACAGTTAATatgaaacggaaggagtatagGATAACATGTTTTCATGAGCTGATGCGTGAGGCTAACTTAATTTGGACACTTTTTCTCTATATTGGATCCTTGGTTTTGTAGACGGGCTTAAATGagcttttctttttcatttgctTAGTAAGGTCCATAAAGTTGAACGGTGTTGATGTGTGGATCGTGGTCAAATTCTTGGCCTATTTCTCAATTCTCACTAGTGAGGTCACAATGCAAACTCAAACCAATCACAATAAATATGCGAAGTTGATGATCATTCCATGGACCACTCGACTGAAAACAGAATTACCATAGGCGTATTTGCCACACGTGATACAGAGATTCTCAAGAGGTTGTGATCCGGAAAATAACATGTGGTGTTACTATTTTTCATATCACCTTttactattttcattttttgagtaAACTAGATACGTTATTCCTCTGGCTTCAGGCAAAATGTATATAATTGAATATTCTTCTTTTACCTTGTGGTAACTGTCCATGTATATCTCTGAGTAAGGCTAAGGCTTCGAGTCCTAGAGTCATCAACCAACTGTTACCTGAGCCACAAGTTGTAAGAAAGTTTGGAGTCCAAAAGGAGCAAGCAAGGTTagtttattatgatattatcaCATGTCTCAGGTTGTCTTCACGTCTCTGTACATTTAGAGAATCTGTGGAGTATCAACATACATATTTGGCATCTTATTTCTGAAATGAAAAAATTAACGCACCATCCTTAGATGGGTTGTCGGGGCGTTATCTACCGATGGATAATATTCTATTCTATGTGGTGGTATCATTTCACATAACACAGTATTCATATTTGGTTTTTAACTAAAGTTACAGTGATGATAACTTCTAAGGAACTCAAACAAGTAAAACATTTACAAGCATGCAAGCTAGTTTTGCCTTACGCATCATATCATAACGAAGGAACAACTCCATATCCTGTGTTGAACATTGTCATTGTGGAGAAACCTTGGTCTGCCTCTGCATCCACTTCTTCTCTCTTTACAAACCGGCCTTTGATCCGTGGTCTTGTCTCTGCATATGCTTTCCTTGAAGCATATCTTACCCTCTTCTCAAActtccttgtcttcttcttctctctgtaTCTCATAACCCTAGCCTCTCTTTCCCCTGGACTAAGTATCTGAGTTGAAGGGTCAGGTAGTTGGTCTGTTGCCGCTTTGGGGGATGGTGAATGTAATAATACTGTTGTGTCACTTGTCGTTGACTCTGGCACAAGACTGACCATATGACATCCTGAGGACACATTAGTGAAACCAAACTGAAAGTTGTGTTGCTCATGGTGCATGTGGGCCTTTGATTCTTCAACTTGAAGTGGAACAACTCCATCTCTAGCATATCTACTTCGAGGTACGTTGTAGTCTTGTTGATAATCAACAAGGTCCAGACTATTGTTATTGTTACCACTGTTTTTCTCTGAACTAGGCAACAACCAAGAAGCCACCTCTGTttcatcctcttcttcttgtccCATCACCACTATGTTCTCTGGACCTGTCATCGCTGTTGTCTCACTTGAATGGTTAGTGGCCATGGAGGAGATTGGCAGAATAGGAACACGTTGGTGGCGTCTAGCAAGTGGGTTTACTAAATGAATCTGTGAGTCACAGGCTATGCATAGTGATGCAGCATCTGCCTTGCAGAAGAAGGCAGCTGGTGCACGCTCACATGCCTCACAGACTCGAACACGTTCGTGGCGGGAAGCAAGAAGATTGGCAGCGTGAACTTGAGCATCACAGGTGGCGCACAAGTAGGCAGAATCAGCTCGGCAGTACACGGTGCATGCGGCTGAACGGCATGTGTTGCAAACTTGTGTCCAGTTACGGTCTTGTTTCAACATAATAACTTCAGATGTAGTTAGTTTGATGATAAGGTAGATTTATGTTTTGAAAGGCAGAGACTAAGAAGGCAAATGAAGGATAGAATCTGGAGGGGAAGACAGGTGGCGAGAAGTTAGTGGCTTTAAAAAGTTGTTTGAATATCTTGTGGCTGGCTGAGTTTCTGTGTAGGGTTTGTGTATTGGGTCCAGTCCTCAGATGCTGACATTGGCTTTTGGATTCATCAACCATCATCAGGACCAAGTGAAGACAACTAGGTTGCAACTTCTGAACTATTTTCGTATTATCCCACTACTATTTTGGTAAAGCTGGTTATCAACATCACCTATGCAAGTCGGTCAAGCTGACTTGGCAAACGAGGGAGATCCGAGCAGCCAATTAGAATCTACCAAGTGGCTTCAAGTCTTAAAGATTGGGAAGAACATGAGCCACAAGTTGCAGCAAATGGTGGGTCCAAAGGTGAATAATAAGGTAGGTAATATCAACATCACCTTATGCTGTGTATGTTTATACAATCCAATTTGCATATGATCACCATTATATTCATAGTAATAAAAACATGCACGAGTCCATGCGAGTTGTTACATCTCTCTATCACCTTTTGAGTATATGATAAAACTGGATAATATCAATTTAGCCTTTCCTAGAAAATTTTCAAACTTGCGGAAGTAATCATATTGATATGTGTTCAAACCTACATGACTGAATCCACAAAACTTATACTACCTCCGTTCCTTAACAACAGATTTTCTAAGGTTTTCACACGTTAAGATAACACATTAATTCACTATTGTAAATGCATCATTTTACAACTATCAATTTCCAATAACTTTCAAACAATACCAATTCAATAAACTCAATTAGTAATTTACAATTTCTACatggaaaacataaaaaatatatctttgtgaaacaaatGTTTTCTTCTAAAACATCTATCGAAACTAAGGGAGTATTTTGAATCTTAAACATATTCTAGTGTTTCTAATCAAACTGACACTTTAAGTTAGATTGTGCAGAGTTTTGAGTTAAAAGGTAATAGCTTTAAGCTTCAACACCATAACAAACGAgagtttctatttatattttaagatacaAATCGAAtaacacaaaatttaaaatacagaGGCTTCTCTGTCAGAAGGGGCTAACCTCACGAGCTAGTTTCAGCAACAACTCTGGAACAAGACGCTTTCTCGGAGGAGCCAACGAGTCTTTGGCCAGCGCGTCATCATCCTCGGCGTGTATCACAGAGACTATGTCATCAAAGAGTTCATCTTTACCGCCTCTTAACGGATCCTACAACAAAACACTCtcatgcatttattacaattacCAACCACTGAGCTGAATCCGTGTCCGTACGTGTTACATAGTTTATGTGGCCTTACCTGAAGAAACAAATCTGTATGTGTTTTTCCACTGTATAAAATAAGCTCCACTTTGGCTCCAACAGCTTGAAGAGCGTCTGCAAAAGTtttgctgcaaaaaaaaaagagagatggtTTAAGTAAAAGCAAAGCATTGATTAGTAAAGTATATCTTCAAGAGAATGATCATGTACCTTGCATCACATGGTATTGAGTAATCTGAGGATCCATGGAAAAGCATAATTGGAGGCAACATAGACGCAGCTTTACCAACAATTGGGTCTTTCAATCTTACTTCTGGTGAGAATTTATCAAATGACTCTTCTCCTTCCATTATGCTACAAGATGAAGTTGGTTCATTATAATCAAACTACGTTTTAGGATTTGGTTAAAATTAGAATTTACCTTAGGAAAATGGAGCGATACAGTCCCCGGTTATGGAAGTGATCAACCAAGTTGTATAGATTGTACCTGTTCAAGTTCAAAATGATAATCAGATTGATATGTTACTAAAACGCACATTAAAACTTAGGGAATAGTACCCTCCAGATAATCCGAAATAAGCTTTTATTTGGGAAACCCTCCAAGAGATGCTCTCTCCTTTTGATTCTTTGGTAGCTTGTTCTAGTAGAGCACAAGCGGCTATGTGTGCACCAGCTGATTGTCCCATCAGGTAGATCCTACAGAAACGCAGTTCAGTACTCGAGACCAAGTTGGAAGATCTAATGGTTTAGATAAAAGTTAAAGTCAATGAGTTGATGGAAACCTGTTGGGGTCACCTCCAAAGGCAGCGATGTTATTGCAGACAAATGAGATTCCTTGAGAAGCATCCGTCACCATATCACTAATTGTTCCCTGAGGAAAGTTTCTGGACCAAAAAAGGAAGGGATTGGTTTATAAATGCATGAAACAAATATACATTTTCAAGTCCCTAAAAGCTCCAAACAGAGCTATAATAATTTCGGTTCTGTGTGGAATATACCACCTTAGTAGAATCTAGAGTAaggaatatatttaaaagaacACTAGGTTTTAGATTGTGTACTTTAGTTACCTGTAGTCAACGCATGCTACAATGATATCCCTTTCTGCCAGCTGCATTCCTAGGAGCGAGCCCCAGGCTTTGTACCTATAAACAGCACAAGAGTAGCAAACATGAACTCATTAACACACGACTCAATCTAGTGCAAGATTCAAGTGAAACT comes from Brassica rapa cultivar Chiifu-401-42 chromosome A02, CAAS_Brap_v3.01, whole genome shotgun sequence and encodes:
- the LOC103851010 gene encoding isoprenylcysteine alpha-carbonyl methylesterase ICME translates to MHHPPLETHQPERCRPMTSTVSEIEEVIDSERTTLLNGSNGLSSPEPVRRRVSGKSPADGGSRRICRQPSFGRDIGHAAKETYLVTRLSFKLLRYLGVGYRWIMKLLALTCYAMLLMPGFLQVAYMYFFSSQVRRSVVYGDQPRNRLDLYLPSNSDGMKPVVVFVTGGAWIIGYKAWGSLLGMQLAERDIIVACVDYRNFPQGTISDMVTDASQGISFVCNNIAAFGGDPNRIYLMGQSAGAHIAACALLEQATKESKGESISWRVSQIKAYFGLSGGYNLYNLVDHFHNRGLYRSIFLSIMEGEESFDKFSPEVRLKDPIVGKAASMLPPIMLFHGSSDYSIPCDASKTFADALQAVGAKVELILYSGKTHTDLFLQDPLRGGKDELFDDIVSVIHAEDDDALAKDSLAPPRKRLVPELLLKLAREVSPF
- the LOC103851008 gene encoding zinc finger protein CONSTANS-LIKE 1, translated to MLKQDRNWTQVCNTCRSAACTVYCRADSAYLCATCDAQVHAANLLASRHERVRVCEACERAPAAFFCKADAASLCIACDSQIHLVNPLARRHQRVPILPISSMATNHSSETTAMTGPENIVVMGQEEEDETEVASWLLPSSEKNSGNNNNSLDLVDYQQDYNVPRSRYARDGVVPLQVEESKAHMHHEQHNFQFGFTNVSSGCHMVSLVPESTTSDTTVLLHSPSPKAATDQLPDPSTQILSPGEREARVMRYREKKKTRKFEKRVRYASRKAYAETRPRIKGRFVKREEVDAEADQGFSTMTMFNTGYGVVPSL
- the LOC103851007 gene encoding transcription factor TGA3 — protein: MCHESHQFAKKNVVHFYAFICCINTPSHSISTINSLSLSSNNISERAREREKLTMQPNYDSSSLNSMQQQDYFHLNHYYNNLNPSTNINNLNLIPYPQIHQEFNLQSPGNNSTTSDEATEDIFVINDRKQRRMVSNRESARRSRMRKQRHLDELLSQVAWLRSENQQLLDKLNQASDSNDLVLQENLRLKEENVELRQVITSMKKLGGSTSIQGRYCSSSLDHELDQDFSCITNDPRTHHPS